In the genome of Crassostrea angulata isolate pt1a10 chromosome 6, ASM2561291v2, whole genome shotgun sequence, the window catgtaaacaaggctcgtgccctgtttttgtttacatacgttcaatataccagtaaaaatcgttttcaagctgatttgtctatcatcttattcattttaagcataaataaacagtccccaacgtttaacacatttattttaggtctaaaatgGAAATGttcacttcaacatttaaaatgtaaacaaaagctttgtttacaaagcaaagAAATGGAACCTCTGTAActgaacattaaaatcggaaaaataatttttgaccaaaattgtgactaTGCCCCATTAAATGCATTGTATGGTGCTTATTACAAGTAACATGAATCTGTCAAACTATTTATTTTaggattaattattttaatagtaAATTCTGGAATACATAAATATCTAATTACCTGCCAaattctgagcatcttttcaCTGGACACTTGTTCATATATGGCATGTATTTGCATCTTGTTGGTTATAAGAGACTGTAATGACTTACCCTATCCTCTATAAGTGATCCCATTGTCCCAGTGTGGTGGGTTATATAGAGCTACATGTGACAGACTGTGTATGACTTGTCCCTTTAGGTGATCCCACTGTCCAAGTGTATCTGGTTATATAGAGCTACATGTGACAGACTGTGTATGACTTGTCCCTTTAGGTGATCCCACTGTCCCAGTATATCTGGTTATATAGAGCTACATGTGACAGACTGTGTATGACTTGTCCCTTTAGGTGATCCCACTGTCCCAGTGTATCTGGTTATATAGAGCTACATGTGACAGACTGTGTATGACTTGTCCCTTTAGGTGATCCCACTGTCCCAGTGTATCTGGTTATATAGAGCTACATGTGACAGACTGTGTATGACTTGTCCCTTTAGGTGATCCCATTGTCCCAGTGTATCTGGTTATATAGAGCTACATGTGACAGACTGTGTATGACTTGTCCCTTTAGGTGATCCCATTGTCCCAGTGTATCTGGTTATATAGAGCTACATGTGACAGACTGTGTATGACTTGTCCCTTTAGGTGATCCCATTGTCCCAGTGTATCTGGTTATATAGAGCTACATGTGACAGACTGTGTATGACTTGTCCCTTTAGGTGATCCCATTGTCCCAGTGTATCTGGTTATATAGAGCTACATGTGACAGACTGTGTATGACTTGTCCCTTTAGGTGATCCCACTGTCCCAGTGTATCTGGTTATATAGAGCTACATGTGACAGACTGTGTATGACTTGTCCCTTTAGGTGATCCCATTGTCCCAGTGTATCTGGTTATATAGAGCTACATGTGACAGACTGTGTATGACTTGTCCCTTTAGGTGATCCCATTGTCCCAGTGTAGTGGGGTCCTGGAGTGGTGCGAGGGAACACTGCCTATTGGGATGTACCTCATTGGAGAAAAAGATGAAGCATCGGGAGCCCACAAAAGATTCAGACCGCAGGACATCACAGCCCGTGCCTGTCGGGACAAGATGGTTGTAAGTACCTCTCTACAGAGACTTCTATCCAAGTGGGAATTTACCATTACCACAGTACATTGTATAATCTTTGAACTGGTGTCAGAATGACAACTAGTTTTATTTTGCTGTATTTTGAACTTGCActcatatgtacattgtatttacaGGAAACAgcacgaaaaccattaaaagaCAAACTAAAGAACTTTCTGGAAGTTTGTTCCAAGTTTCAGCCAGTTATGAGATACTTCTTTATGGAGAATTTTTCACAGCCGTCGGTGTGGTTTGAACGTCGACTGGCTTACACCAAGAGTGTATCCACCACTTCTATTGGTACAGTAAATCATGTTAATGAGATACATTACTATACCAGTGATTACTGCTCCAtacagtacatacatgtactagttgtCTGTTTTATTACAGTGGGATACATTCTGGGCCTGGGAGACCGACATATACAGAACATTTTGATTGACACAAATACGGCTGAACTAGTTCATATAGATTTGGGTATGTTAGATGCTTTTATTCAACTGATGCTTAAGTCCTGTAGATTGAATTATgttgtttaaaaagtgttacattttaaaaaatgaaattgtccTCAATATTTGTTCAATAGGAATTGCTTTTGAGCAAGGAAGAATCTTACCCACCCCTGAGACTGTTCCATTCCGGCTGACAAGGGATGTGATTGATGGAATGGGGGTCAGCGGAGTAGAAGGGACATTTAGAAGGTAAAGTTTCTGACATTTATACCACATTTACTGTAGTTTATAACACAGTTGGATGCTCTGCCATGAGAAATAGAAAAGATTCAGTCATTTGGTTATGCATGCGTagttttcaaaacttttaaaacttggtaagaccaaaaaaataaatgatttgtttCTAAGGCACTGCTGGTTCAGTAAAATAGTCCccgttttaaactttttatttggttgtttaaaagtaaacaaaaagcAAAACAGTATCAAAGTTAAAGCTGCCGATGAACCAAATAGTCACACAAAGAGATATCTCACTTTCGTCAAATCTTTAAagattattgtttttaaataaatttagcaaggaaattgatttgttttcttgttcaatacatattttaatgataagTTCTGCATTTTTGgaatatatgagagagagagagagagagagagagagagagagagagagagagagagagagagagagagagagagagagagagacactgCCAGTCATAATCCTGCTTAGTATGCACATTGAAAAAAGCCTAACTTTCACTACATCAAtactttgattatatataaagaaatgtGTGATATGATGTCAATTTTTGTGTTTGGTCTTTAAAttcatatgaaaatttgtatgctttAGGagtaacatttctttttttctacatattgtTTTTACCTTACCTTAGCTGAAAGCTGAAGTGATCTTTTGGATCACTTTTTGCTCAGGatccatctgtaaactttccACATGTTTTACTTCAGGGCAAATTTTAATCCCCAATGGagttttttcataggaataaaaagagaaaactctttgaaaatcttcctctcaaaaatattaacaaaaaattgggaaagattttttaatacaaaagatttttttatacaaattctTCTCTAGAAATCTATACaagatattttaagatattttgtattggATGCCATAGAGCTAGTTTGAGTTATGGCAATTTTTGCTCAGGTAAGCCATGTGGCCCCTTAGTGTCTTGTTATCCaaatctcattaaaatattacatatgacCTTGCTGCTTCACAGGTGCTGTGAAAAAACAATGGAAGTGATGCATAACCACCAGGAGGCGTTGCTGACCATTCTGGAGGTGCTACTGTACGACCCCCTCAACAACTGGACCATCTCCCCACAGAAAGCGGCAGCTCTCCAGGGCAGAAGGGACCGCATGGACACCGAGACATCCGAACTAAATGTCACCATGGACATTGATAATGCCAATACAAGTGCTCATGGTGGGTCAACTTTATCAGATATAATTGTTACTACCGAGTAGAGTGaattataataaagaaaattggGATGGAGGGATTCCTAGTAAATGTTGAAAATGCTTCCCATTAATTACACAAAACTGGATATCCTGCAATAAAACTTGAATGCATGGTCGATTTTACTTTATCAACAGATTCACAGGAGAGTGTAAACAAACTTGCAGAGCGAGTGCTTCTCCGACTCCAGCAGAAGTTGCAGGGATACGAGGAGGGGGTTCAACTCAGCGTGACTGGTCAAGTCAACAACCTAATACAGGAGGCTCGTGACCCCAAAAATCTCTGTAAACTGTTCCCTGGCTGGCAGCCCTATATCTAGACAGGCCACCCTCAAGGAAGCCTCTCTCAACAAGCTTGGACATTTAACTGTACAACCCCATCCCCCGAGTGCCAAAATAAGTGGATAGATCAAAGGACCTGACCTAGCCATTAACTCTTATGTTGTGAATGTTttgttgctgtttttttttttcttaattacttGCTTTATTTGACATGAACATCCATTATATAATCAGGAAACATTTTGTGGATTAAAGCTGTAAAATGATGATTGCCATGATTTGTATCAACAAGAAAATAAAGGTACGGTAGATTTTCTAGCAAAGTTTAAGCTTTTAATTGCAACAGAGAgggaataaaaacaaaaattgctGCATTTCTTTACCACAGTATAATACAGACCTGATTTGAAGAAATTGTCAGACTTGTGAGATCATATTAGTATACATGAATTATTTCCTCTCATGAGTAGCATTTTATtccagctacatgtacatgttctgtGTAGAACTTTGTTTACAAGGAAAAAAGTCATTTtcaatgatattattttttattatttctttcttggattttgataaaacatccACATacacaagaaaaaaattgtcttgcACCTGATATACATTATGTAGTGAGCATTTACTCAAAATACACTGCTGAAAAGGTCTCCAGAGTACTGGGAGGGGATTCAAGCACTTCAGATTATCTCAACATATTTTCTCAAGTCCATATTGTTTTTCTTACAATGCCCTCTTTTTCTTGATGGACAAGTGCACAGTCTCAAATATGCTCAGAAGACACTGTACAAGATTTTTGAGATTGTTTTCCTCAACATTGATCACACTGGTATTCAATGTCACGTGTCATTGTTCAGTGGTTACACAAGTACACAATGTCACATGTCAATAACTACAATGGTAGTCAATGTCACGTGTCGTCGTACAAGGGTCCTTCTTCCTCCATAATGGCTTTTCTACTCGCTTTAATGATGGCGCGCACTCTTTCTCTCATGTACTGTAAATAAACAGAAGCCACTTTTCTCAGTCAAATGAACACAATTTTtagttaaatgtaaaattattaacttgaaaattttttgtctCAATAAACTGAAATGATTTTGTGTTCTTTACATGACAGTCACAATTTgagcttaaaattttcagggttttttccaatttttaaattttgaatgtttacaaCACTGAACTTAGGTATTTtccatacataaattatatttaattgtaaagattaaatttaaagcagattttttttctatttgcaaGTTATTTCGGCTCAATTTGTGAATATGCCCTTTTTACAGAAAAGCGGATCTATATACATACACTTGACACTGATCTGGAGTCGCTGGCATTACTGTTGCTATCATCAGCATCCAGGCTTGGTGTCAGCCTGTCTGATGATGGCTCTCTCTGATCATACATCCTGTAATTGATCAATTTGAAAAGTACTGTACTATCAAAGAAAATTGGAATTTAATGGGATCTTAACAATTTTAAGTACAAGAAAATTCGAATGTTTAGCTTCAGAATTAATATTAAGTTTCTCAGGCACTGACATATCATgttgaattttatattgtaattttattaccATGTTGAGAGGGGAATAACTTGttatatcaattatttgttCAGTTGAGTCATTCTCCTTTGCAGATATTgctattaaaattataaatctgCCTGTTgctcatattttgatattttggcCTGAGAAACTAAAGattaatttgtttttcctttAGAGTAGTAACCTTTGATTCTGCTCTAAGTTATACTGTGATAAACTGTAAGATGACTCGTCTCCATTCATTACACTGGGCTGCTCAGGGCTATCATCCACTGTCAGGTCTATACTGACTGGCTGCTCGGGGTTTGACTTGGGCTTTGGAGATCTACATagcaaaattaaattacatacatttatatcatCTCACTTACTACTACTGACACACACTTGTAAGTTCATGTACTTTTATTTCATTCCATGGAATGTgtaacttcattttttttttgctcgaGGGAGATCATCATATTCCTTCATGCATCGAGACAAACAAGAATATAGAAaccaaaatgaaatacaatgttTGATATCTTTTAAAACGCTACCTACCTTGATGATGTCCTAGATCTTCTTCTTTTCTTGGACTTTTTGGAACTGGAATGTCTGTCTCGTCCACTTCCTCTGTGAGCTGGTGACCTTGACCGACGGCGAGctggtgaccttgaccttcgGCGAGATGGTGATAGAGATCGCTTCGGTGAATGAGATCTtttcaattcaataaaaaaaagagtgttctttaatgaaataaaatgttacagttcatcaaaatttattcaggtatatgtacattgtacctTAACAATATTTGAGATTTGGGGAATGATTTTCCACAGGAAGGAATAAAGTTTTTTCAAACTATCCGTTGGTTTCTTGCTTGACTCATCAAGGTAACAGTAAAACAATCAGCTGGCTCTGATGAAATGGTTAAAAGTTTAGATAACCTGCAGAGATTATACCTGTTTAATTTTCGGACTGGACTGGGAGATCTACTCTGCCTCCTCCTTCTCCgtggtgaccttgaccttgatcTCTTTGACCTGTCCTTGTGCTTTGATTTCTTTGGCTTTTTGGCAATGACCTCTTCACATTTATCCTTTTCTAGTGGACCATAATATGGGCTACAACCAGGGGTAGGGACAGGAGTGGACTTCTCTGAATCTTTAGCATCTGTCAAgtacaatttaaataaattgtacaaatagaaatttaaaaaattcacaaacATAAACAGCATAAATCTTTAAAGATCTatgaaatgatttctttttctattaATCTCGGTGTTTCTAAGAATATTCAGAGACTGCTCTTACTGAGGAATTCTTCTTCCAGTTTTTCTTCGTCCCCAGCAGCTCCTGGGTTACACGATCTCAACATGTTGATGAACATGGCTGCCTTCCTCTTCCTCTCGGCCTGCATTTGTTTCTCACGAGAGGTCTGCGCCAGCTTCTCCCTGGCAGCATGAGCCATCTTGTCTCGGAGCCTGTCCTCCGCTGTAAAACAATGATTCTCATCTCTACATTTAATTgtcaacaacaacaataaagtAAAGTGTAACATACTTAGTGTAGCAGTTcttgttcatacatgtatattaactaATGTAATACATGCTTACCAATCTTCCTGTCTCTCTCTTCTTGAGGGACCTGCGGTTTCTCTGGTTTTTCTTCAGTGTAGTCACTCCCTACTGGAGTTGATGTCCCCGAAGCACTGGACTTTTCTCTGTCAGAGTCAGCTGAGTCCAATAAAAAGCACACTAAATAAACATGGATGTGTATGTATAATCATATCCTATGCAGTATTTCACATATGTATGCTGATGAGTAAGGTTCTACTAAAACATCACAGGATAATCTATCTGACTTAATATACACTTGCCATCATTTTCACTGCTTTCGTTATCAAacactttctttttctttttctctttacGTTTGTTCTCCTCTTTAGCTTTAGGTTTGATGGAGAAGCTCAGTTTTGCTGTTGGCTTTTCGACATCCCTCATCTCTCTTCCTCTATCTTTTGCTGCCTCCTACAAAGAGGTGACAAATACCAGGTCAAAAGAAAACTCATTCtaaaaattgatgcattgtaaaattttcataaaaattttgtgcattttaaagatcatgtaaatacaaaaaaaacatcTTACCCTCATATGAATCTGCTTCTTGAAGTCATAGTAAGGAAAATGGACATGATGTGGCAAGAGAAACTGGAACCTTGGATCGTTCTTACTCTTGACCACAATCTCAAACTCGATGCCGTTTTTGGCAACATACATTGCCATTCTGTCGATGACTGGCTGTATGTCTGGTGGAGGAGGAACGATGTGATCAAATGGGCCCGGAGAAGCTCTGTAAATACATTACAACAAAGGTCAAACTGAGCTGCTTATGAACGTACTCTTGATCAGATGACTTACATCAcgttaatttacatgtatatcatagtTGTATGGTACCAGTAGACTATAAgaccaatcgcaacttctcgggcctttccggcaggctcagaaaaacacctcgaatgtattacctgggcgtccatgacaaccccccctttttataaaaattgatataaatacaacacatttaacgatctgttgagatgtaagctagacttcattaaagtaaatgatatacccGAAAATATAACATCAAGGCGACTTGTaaggctgtctagccgataccTATTTTAATGGGaggcgactccattttgtataaaattttaacatccagtaatgttaatacattcgaggtgtttttccgagcctgtcggaaaggcccgagaagttgcgattgctgTAAGACTAAACTCGGTATCTAATCATCaagtataaataaaatgaatcttcatatattaatacatgtaataatgaagcaattatttttttttaaagttttaccacaaaaagtatcaaaatatacaatacaCACAAGCAAATttccttttacatgtataatattacaGCTAAGAAATATACCTGGACTGTGCCTGAGTTTGGTAATCATCCATAACATGCTGTGTTTGTCTGTGGGTCAGCATCTGTCCTTCCACATCAGTTCCAGGGGGCGGGGGCTCAGTTTGAAGCCGTGAAGGGAGGGTGACTGGTTCTATTCCTGGGGGTGGCGGATGGGCGTGGTGGTTACCACTGTAGCCTGCATCCTGATAGAAAGGGGGCAGTGGAGGGGGCTTCAATGGTTTTATCTCATCCTGATAATCAGAGACCTGGTTTACACTGAAATTAAAGAAGAAATCACATGATCAAAACATATTCTGACCTTATGTAGAACTATACCTTTATTATGggattttaaagaaagaaattaagaaaTGTATCTTGtaagataaatatttcatatacaaacacattttcagggaagttttattataatacaatgtaatttagTAACTCccatcatttatattttaaaaagaagactTGACTCACTCTTCAGTTGCATCTGGCTGCTGCTTTTTGGCCAATGATTTGATGAGCTGACCATAAGGTGTGTCATGGACAGAGACTTTGGGCATCTCTAAGGGTTTGTAGGCAGGGACCTCGGGGGCCGGGGAGGCTTTCCTGGTGACCATCAGACTCGGGTGGAGGTATCCATGACCCTCATCTTCATCCTCATtgtctaaaataaaatatccatTCAAAATTTCAGCATATAAAATTTGcatgcaaaatatataaacTTAAATTCTGCTTTAGGACGGAAAATCTAtaaccagtaaaaaaaaattaaattatctatCTCAAATTTCAAGTGAAAGTttgattttcaatgttttttaaattcaaaatcgATTCTTAATCCCTCCTCCTGCCAAAGCTGTTTGTATtcagcaatttttaaaagattgtaCAGTAAACAATGAAGCGGTAGGGTGAGACTGCTGCGTACCTGGATCTTCCTCTTCCACTGCTTCCTCCTTGGGTTTGTACTTCCCAGACTTGATCATCTTCACCATGTGTTTATAGTACAGATTCAATGGATTTTCAAAGTGGAGAAATTCAAACTGTGGATTGTTCGCTTGCTTTGTTTTGATAAGGATTTCCATCTGTGCCCCCTGTTTCGCCACAAATTTTGCTGTCTTCTCTATGATGGCATTGCTTTTTTCTGTATCGGGCTGTGAACAAAAGTGCCATTTATTACTAGCTCAAAATGTTTGAGTGGTCAAATTAAGTCATACAAGCATTGATGATGTTTTGATGGTGATGTAACAGTAGAAATCatgtatattttagaatttaactGCATTGTAAATGAACTAAGATATTTCAATTTACCGGTGTGATGTCATCTGGGAGGTTCAACTCTGGTGGTACCTCAAATGGTTTTTCTTCTTCTGCATTAGCTGTAGCATAAAAGTAACATAGCTGTAGCATAAAAGTAACATATTGTTAAAACTTCTGTTTTCTTTGTAACAATACTCCAGGAATACACATACAACAATTTGAAACCTGATAAGTGATAAGTTTACATGACCTCAATAAagatgctgtttgacacaactacccaaagtccaagctcctgttaaaatggttctaagtttACATGACCTCAATGAAGATTTACATATCTAACTAGTTTCTCATCAAACGGTTTTCATTTAAGCAATGATCATTTGAAACTACATGTAGTGACAAAATATGCTTCATACTGAGAAAATCACCAACTAGAAAAATTCAttgaatgcaatttttttttgtagattgaTAATGAAAGTATATTTGTAATAATATCCACCTTGGTAGTATTCACTGTTATGTTGATGATTGTGATAGTCGTAGCTGAATCCTACGGCTCCATAGCCCTCTGAGAGAGACTGGTAATATCGCTTCCATTCTTCCTctgaaaaaacacaaaaataatacattctttaaattttttcccTGCGTTTTTATGCAAAACCAGCTTGTCTGACCACACTGTTTATCTTGCATGCGTTATTTTAAACATCTGTAATACTAACCTTCGTACAACTTCTTTTCTGCCACATCTGTATGCAGCTCTAGATACCTCTCTTCATTGCACAGCTCTTCCAGTTTCTCCTCCTCTGCTGTTAGTTCACATGGCTGAGCATGACTCGAGTCATATGGCTTAAGGTCATACAAGTGACCTCGCCCATCGTACCTGCAGGAAAGGTTGTAGTATTAAAATCTGTTTCTTTAGTATACACATATCTATACCAAATCTCTGGTACACTACTGCATACTACTCTATCCTCGTTTCAGTTTTCACATAATACAAAATTGAAGGTAATTAAAACTAACTATATCCCCAGCGTATTTTGTGAATGTGCTTTTGCCTGATGCAAAGAATTTGgtttttggcattttttttttattttttagaatattcTTATTAATAAgtataatttagaatttttaaaaatttcaatggaATGAATTCTACCAATAATTAAAAACACTGGTGttcatttcaatatatacaatagaatcaaaacatacatgtatattaaatattatggATGAAAATCAATTGGCTTTTCTCCAATTCCATATTGCATCAGAGTCAatgaattttactttaattttaaaatggaaaGCAGCCAaggatttttatcaaaatgaaaccaaaaagttcttttttgtgttccaatttcatgaaaatatttttttttcaaatggacTATTGTACACAACTAAATCTGCTAGAGAAATACAAAATTTGAACACAAAAATGAACATAATGATTTAAACTAGATTTGATACTTATACCTGATCACCAAAACATAAATTACTACAGCATAGAGCAACTGCCAAATCTGCGACTGAAACAACTCACATATACACAAATAACAATTTTCAAGATGGAAACTCAGAAAACAATTGACAAGTAGTAAAACGTCAACAGTAGTAAGACAGTCTTCTCCCCATCAGTTCGAGTGTAATCCCCTCTTGTAGCCTTTGTCCAATGAATGACCTTCTGCTCCCTTTCTAAGATATTTTGCTTTTCTATGTACCATCTCACTACAGTACATTTGATAGGTGATAGGGTATACATACATGACACCCTGTTCAAACACTTTTTATCATCTGAAAGGCAACTTTTCGATTACGTTATGTACGCGAAAATTCGATTGAAATCGAAACCTTGAAAATTTCCCCAGGTTTGAAGACAGACCTGTCTATCAGCAGTTTATCGTCGCCCATCCATGGTATCAGGTGGGATCCCTTGTCGATAGATAATGCCCGTTCATCGTCTCTGAAAAGTTTACATGCATATCCAAACACAAATAGCTCTTCTTTTTCGTCTGTTGCCTTCTCTTTTCCCTTTACTCTGGGATTCAACCAGTCAGCAGCCATTTTTCTTCAATTGAAATAGTCTCTTTTTACCAGACGCTTTGATGCCATTCGACAAACCTCGGCTAATTCCTTGCGTTATTTCAGGAACTGATCGAGGTGTGCCGAGTGTTGAGTAGAGCGTTTGGTTGAATGAGACTGGATTAAACAAATTCGGGAGAAAGGACTGCCAACATGGAACCTGATGTAATTTTGACACAAACTATTAAAGGCAAACTGACAAATTTTTTAGAGCACACAGATTCATCGAAACAATCCAAGGAAATTCGTGATTTAATAGAAAAAGATGCTGGAATCATTCCATTCAGATTGATCAAATATGTATTTGACAGGCATCAGAGTAAAGGTACTTTATACATACTCATTTCTCAAAGATATGTTTTGCTTAAAGTAGATGAACAAACTATAGAATGGAATGTAAATGATCTCATGGATCTCTATGAGGTGTCTAGCAGATACTGACAATAATTTTAAGAACTGAATTTCAAACGTATTTGAGTTTGTTGTACAGCTGTTGTATGCATTGCTATTGTATTATATcgtatacttatagaaaatataccctTTTCCGCCCTGTGCgatataaacagaaaattcccctaggggtgtgatataaaccctaggggtgtgatataaGATTTATATCACACCCCTCTCCGGCAATCTTCGGATGTTATATCACACCCCTTTCCGTTAATCATCGGCTATTATGACGTAGGGTTCGGTATGCGACGTTCAACTCCGATCTCCAAGTATGACGTCAAAAAGTTACGTTGACGTCAACCTAGTATACAAACAGCTGGCGCAAAAATTTCATGGAGTTTATCAGAGATGGAATATATAGACACGGAgcaatttgtaaacaataatcatTCATCACATGatgttttttattgtttctttaatatattctataagtatacgatataaaaatcataacatgACAATTTTAATATCGCATCCTATATTAGCCCTCGGGCTAATATaggatgcgatataaaaattgccatgtaataatctatatatattGACAATATTTTGCTAAGAAGTATTTACTGAACCTGTATTATATTGTTTTTCTATAATTGAGATGcaggaaagaaaaaagaataccTAAATGAATGGTTGGAAGGAAGCACACTGCATTTACCAGCTTATGAACCACCACCAAGGGTTtgcatttttattgtataacaactgtttaattttcatttataatctGTCCCAAATTATTTCTTCCAtcaaattttgatgatttttaatagtaatacacatacctgtggaaaaaaaaatacagttgaaattgataaaagcgtATATTGGAATTCTTGGAAGaattcaaacaattcatttaaagAACCTCAAACAAATTATAGGGCATAGTCAGTCTTTCAGACCATGGTCTTTGTCCTCAGCCATGGTTTATCTCTCCGCTAGAACAGATGAAAGAGGAGGATCATACATAAAACTAGGTCAAGGATTATGACAAAGGACCAAAGGGTCTATGTCTGGTTacacaaaaacaaacatttctgtAGATTATTTAATGGTGTTGTGTCAGTGTTTAATCATACAGCCTAatccggatatattgaaattcaagggaccattcaaattattttaatatatccGTAATTCAATATAAGCGAAATCGACTGACATGT includes:
- the LOC128187118 gene encoding splicing factor, suppressor of white-apricot homolog, translated to MAADWLNPRVKGKEKATDEKEELFVFGYACKLFRDDERALSIDKGSHLIPWMGDDKLLIDRYDGRGHLYDLKPYDSSHAQPCELTAEEEKLEELCNEERYLELHTDVAEKKLYEEEEWKRYYQSLSEGYGAVGFSYDYHNHQHNSEYYQANAEEEKPFEVPPELNLPDDITPPDTEKSNAIIEKTAKFVAKQGAQMEILIKTKQANNPQFEFLHFENPLNLYYKHMVKMIKSGKYKPKEEAVEEEDPDNEDEDEGHGYLHPSLMVTRKASPAPEVPAYKPLEMPKVSVHDTPYGQLIKSLAKKQQPDATEDVNQVSDYQDEIKPLKPPPLPPFYQDAGYSGNHHAHPPPPGIEPVTLPSRLQTEPPPPGTDVEGQMLTHRQTQHVMDDYQTQAQSRASPGPFDHIVPPPPDIQPVIDRMAMYVAKNGIEFEIVVKSKNDPRFQFLLPHHVHFPYYDFKKQIHMREAAKDRGREMRDVEKPTAKLSFSIKPKAKEENKRKEKKKKKVFDNESSENDADSDREKSSASGTSTPVGSDYTEEKPEKPQVPQEERDRKIAEDRLRDKMAHAAREKLAQTSREKQMQAERKRKAAMFINMLRSCNPGAAGDEEKLEEEFLNAKDSEKSTPVPTPGCSPYYGPLEKDKCEEVIAKKPKKSKHKDRSKRSRSRSPRRRRRQSRSPSPVRKLNRSHSPKRSLSPSRRRSRSPARRRSRSPAHRGSGRDRHSSSKKSKKRRRSRTSSRSPKPKSNPEQPVSIDLTVDDSPEQPSVMNGDESSYSLSQYNLEQNQRMYDQREPSSDRLTPSLDADDSNSNASDSRSVSSYMRERVRAIIKASRKAIMEEEGPLYDDT